In a genomic window of Anomaloglossus baeobatrachus isolate aAnoBae1 chromosome 1 unlocalized genomic scaffold, aAnoBae1.hap1 SUPER_1_unloc_4, whole genome shotgun sequence:
- the LOC142258673 gene encoding uncharacterized protein LOC142258673 isoform X4, with translation MEKIFSLNLEIIFHVTGEDYTVVKTSSDRCQAPVSEGRGGTLSPIPGPPPHPRIHEDINDQKILELTNKMIELLTGEVPIRCQDVTIYFSMEEWEYLEGHKDRYKEVMMEEHLPRTSPGLSSTRTTPERCPAPPPPPQDPQILDPNKDLSNINFPERNVRSDQRSKEEIPTDHRPEDCGIIQNTYEEQVIVPDLPSVLHTQDPSSAASKQCLDSLQNVQQNKGHRRDVKEQRAHMGEKPYSCNQCRKCFTQKSALISHKIIQKGKPFSCPECGKCFNVKSQLKVHLKTHTGEKLFSCSECGKCFSWKSQLDIHLKSHTGEKPFSCSECGKCFSWKSSLNMHKKTHTGERPFSCSECGKCFSWKSQLDRHRKTHTGEKLFSCSECWKCFIGKSELNVHLKSHTGEKPFSCSECGKCFSWKSSLDMHKKTHTGERPFSCSECGKCFIQKSQLDMHLKSHTGEKPFSCSECGKCFTWKSELNVHIRTHTGEKPFSCSECGKYFIQKSQLNMHLKSHKVEKPFSCSECGKCFSWKSSFNMHKKTHTGEKPFSCSECGKCFIQKSQLDMHLKSHTGEKPFSCSECGKCFSWKSSLNMHKKTHTGEKPFCCSECGKCFIRKSELNVHLKSHTGEKPFSCSDCGKCFIRKSELNVHIKSHRGEKPFSCSDCGKCFIRKSVLNVHLKSHTGEKPFSCSECGKCFIMKSHLDRHISTHTGEKPFSCSDCGKCFIRKSVLNVHLKSHTAVKPFSCSECGKCFAHRLIFVKHMKIHTR, from the exons gattacacagtagtgaagacctctagtgatcgctgtcaggcccctgtgtctgaaggacggggaggaactttgagcccaatcccggggcctccacctcacccccggatacatgaggacatcaatgaccagaagatcctagaactcaccaacaagatgattgagctgctgactggagag gttcctataaggtgtcaggacgtcaccatctatttctctatggaggagtgggagtatctagaaggacacaaggaccggtacaaggaggtgatgatggaggagcacctgccccgcacatcaccag gtctctccagtacgaggacgaccccagagagatgtcccgctcctcctcctcctccacaggatcctcag aTTTTGGATCCGAATAAAGATCTGAGCAATATTAATTttccagagagaaatgtgaggagcgatcagcggagtaaagaggagattcctacagatcaccgccccg AAGATTGTGGCATTATACAGAATACATATGAAGAGCAAGTAATTGTCCCAGATCTACCCTCAGTCCTTCACACCCAGGATCCGTCATCTGCTGCTTCTAAACAATGTCTTGATTCACTGCAGAATGTTCAGCAAAATAAAGGCCACAGAAGAGATGTTAAAGAACAAAGAGCTCACAtgggggagaagccgtattcatgtaatCAATGTAGAAAGTGTTTTACCCAAAAGTCAGCTCTAATTTCACACAAAATAATTCAAAAAGGAaaaccattttcatgcccagaatgtggaaaatgttttaatgtGAAATCACAGCTTAAAGTTcatctaaaaactcacacaggggagaagctattttcttgttcagaatgtggtaaatgttttagttggaaatcacagcttgatatacatttaaaatctcacacaggggagaagccattttcttgttcagaatgtgggaaatgttttagttggaaatcaTCCCTTAATATGCATAAAAAGAcacacacaggggagaggccattttcttgttcagaatgtgggaaatgttttagttggaaatcacagcttgataggcatagaaaaactcacacaggggagaagctattttcctgttcagaatgttggaaatgttttattgggaaatcagagcttaatgtgcatctaaaatctcacacaggggagaagccattttcatgttcagaatgtggaaaatgttttagttggaaatcaTCCCTTGATATGCATAAAAAGAcacacacaggggagaggccattttcttgttcagaatgtgggaaatgttttattcagaaatcacagcttgatatgcatctaaaatctcacacaggggagaagccattttcatgttcagaatgtgggaaatgttttacttggaaatcagagcttaatgtgcatataagaactcacacaggggagaagccattttcatgttcagaatgtgggaaatattttattcagaaatcacagcttAATATGCATCTAAAATCTCACAAagtggagaagccattttcatgttcagaatgtgggaaatgttttagttggaaatcaTCCTTTAATATGCATAAAAagacacacacaggggagaagccattttcttgttcagaatgtgggaaatgttttattcagaaatcacagcttgatatgcatctaaaatctcacacaggggagaagccattttcatgttcagaatgtgggaaatgttttagttggaaatcaTCCCTTAATAtgcataaaaaaacacacacaggggaaaagccattttgttgttcagaatgtgggaaatgttttattcggaaatcagagcttaatgtgcatctaaaatctcacacaggggagaagccattttcatgttcagattgtgggaaatgttttattcgaaaaTCAGAGCTTAATGTGCATATAAAATCTCacagaggggagaagccattttcatgttcagattgtgggaaatgttttattcggaaatcagtgcttaatgtgcatctaaaatctcacaccggggagaagccattttcatgttcagaatgtgggaaatgttttatcatgAAATCACATCTTGATAGGCATATAagcactcacacaggggagaagccattttcatgttcagattgtgggaaatgttttattcggaaatcagtgcTTAATGTGCATCTAAAATCTCACACCGCggtgaaaccattttcatgttcagaatgtgggaaatgctttgctcACAGATTAATTTTTGTTAAACACATGAAAATTCACACAAGGTAA
- the LOC142258673 gene encoding uncharacterized protein LOC142258673 isoform X2: MYLMREEFMDKDQIMENILNLSLEIIFHLTGEDYTVVKTSSDRCQAPVSEGRGGTLSPIPGPPPHPRIHEDINDQKILELTNKMIELLTGEVPIRCQDVTIYFSMEEWEYLEGHKDRYKEVMMEEHLPRTSPGLSSTRTTPERCPAPPPPPQDPQILDPNKDLSNINFPERNVRSDQRSKEEIPTDHRPEDCGIIQNTYEEQVIVPDLPSVLHTQDPSSAASKQCLDSLQNVQQNKGHRRDVKEQRAHMGEKPYSCNQCRKCFTQKSALISHKIIQKGKPFSCPECGKCFNVKSQLKVHLKTHTGEKLFSCSECGKCFSWKSQLDIHLKSHTGEKPFSCSECGKCFSWKSSLNMHKKTHTGERPFSCSECGKCFSWKSQLDRHRKTHTGEKLFSCSECWKCFIGKSELNVHLKSHTGEKPFSCSECGKCFSWKSSLDMHKKTHTGERPFSCSECGKCFIQKSQLDMHLKSHTGEKPFSCSECGKCFTWKSELNVHIRTHTGEKPFSCSECGKYFIQKSQLNMHLKSHKVEKPFSCSECGKCFSWKSSFNMHKKTHTGEKPFSCSECGKCFIQKSQLDMHLKSHTGEKPFSCSECGKCFSWKSSLNMHKKTHTGEKPFCCSECGKCFIRKSELNVHLKSHTGEKPFSCSDCGKCFIRKSELNVHIKSHRGEKPFSCSDCGKCFIRKSVLNVHLKSHTGEKPFSCSECGKCFIMKSHLDRHISTHTGEKPFSCSDCGKCFIRKSVLNVHLKSHTAVKPFSCSECGKCFAHRLIFVKHMKIHTR, encoded by the exons GACAAAGACCAAATTATGGAGAACATATTAAACCTGAgtctggagataatcttccatcttactggagag gattacacagtagtgaagacctctagtgatcgctgtcaggcccctgtgtctgaaggacggggaggaactttgagcccaatcccggggcctccacctcacccccggatacatgaggacatcaatgaccagaagatcctagaactcaccaacaagatgattgagctgctgactggagag gttcctataaggtgtcaggacgtcaccatctatttctctatggaggagtgggagtatctagaaggacacaaggaccggtacaaggaggtgatgatggaggagcacctgccccgcacatcaccag gtctctccagtacgaggacgaccccagagagatgtcccgctcctcctcctcctccacaggatcctcag aTTTTGGATCCGAATAAAGATCTGAGCAATATTAATTttccagagagaaatgtgaggagcgatcagcggagtaaagaggagattcctacagatcaccgccccg AAGATTGTGGCATTATACAGAATACATATGAAGAGCAAGTAATTGTCCCAGATCTACCCTCAGTCCTTCACACCCAGGATCCGTCATCTGCTGCTTCTAAACAATGTCTTGATTCACTGCAGAATGTTCAGCAAAATAAAGGCCACAGAAGAGATGTTAAAGAACAAAGAGCTCACAtgggggagaagccgtattcatgtaatCAATGTAGAAAGTGTTTTACCCAAAAGTCAGCTCTAATTTCACACAAAATAATTCAAAAAGGAaaaccattttcatgcccagaatgtggaaaatgttttaatgtGAAATCACAGCTTAAAGTTcatctaaaaactcacacaggggagaagctattttcttgttcagaatgtggtaaatgttttagttggaaatcacagcttgatatacatttaaaatctcacacaggggagaagccattttcttgttcagaatgtgggaaatgttttagttggaaatcaTCCCTTAATATGCATAAAAAGAcacacacaggggagaggccattttcttgttcagaatgtgggaaatgttttagttggaaatcacagcttgataggcatagaaaaactcacacaggggagaagctattttcctgttcagaatgttggaaatgttttattgggaaatcagagcttaatgtgcatctaaaatctcacacaggggagaagccattttcatgttcagaatgtggaaaatgttttagttggaaatcaTCCCTTGATATGCATAAAAAGAcacacacaggggagaggccattttcttgttcagaatgtgggaaatgttttattcagaaatcacagcttgatatgcatctaaaatctcacacaggggagaagccattttcatgttcagaatgtgggaaatgttttacttggaaatcagagcttaatgtgcatataagaactcacacaggggagaagccattttcatgttcagaatgtgggaaatattttattcagaaatcacagcttAATATGCATCTAAAATCTCACAAagtggagaagccattttcatgttcagaatgtgggaaatgttttagttggaaatcaTCCTTTAATATGCATAAAAagacacacacaggggagaagccattttcttgttcagaatgtgggaaatgttttattcagaaatcacagcttgatatgcatctaaaatctcacacaggggagaagccattttcatgttcagaatgtgggaaatgttttagttggaaatcaTCCCTTAATAtgcataaaaaaacacacacaggggaaaagccattttgttgttcagaatgtgggaaatgttttattcggaaatcagagcttaatgtgcatctaaaatctcacacaggggagaagccattttcatgttcagattgtgggaaatgttttattcgaaaaTCAGAGCTTAATGTGCATATAAAATCTCacagaggggagaagccattttcatgttcagattgtgggaaatgttttattcggaaatcagtgcttaatgtgcatctaaaatctcacaccggggagaagccattttcatgttcagaatgtgggaaatgttttatcatgAAATCACATCTTGATAGGCATATAagcactcacacaggggagaagccattttcatgttcagattgtgggaaatgttttattcggaaatcagtgcTTAATGTGCATCTAAAATCTCACACCGCggtgaaaccattttcatgttcagaatgtgggaaatgctttgctcACAGATTAATTTTTGTTAAACACATGAAAATTCACACAAGGTAA
- the LOC142258673 gene encoding uncharacterized protein LOC142258673 isoform X3 has translation MNKDKDQIMENILNLSLEIIFHLTGEDYTVVKTSSDRCQAPVSEGRGGTLSPIPGPPPHPRIHEDINDQKILELTNKMIELLTGEVPIRCQDVTIYFSMEEWEYLEGHKDRYKEVMMEEHLPRTSPGLSSTRTTPERCPAPPPPPQDPQILDPNKDLSNINFPERNVRSDQRSKEEIPTDHRPEDCGIIQNTYEEQVIVPDLPSVLHTQDPSSAASKQCLDSLQNVQQNKGHRRDVKEQRAHMGEKPYSCNQCRKCFTQKSALISHKIIQKGKPFSCPECGKCFNVKSQLKVHLKTHTGEKLFSCSECGKCFSWKSQLDIHLKSHTGEKPFSCSECGKCFSWKSSLNMHKKTHTGERPFSCSECGKCFSWKSQLDRHRKTHTGEKLFSCSECWKCFIGKSELNVHLKSHTGEKPFSCSECGKCFSWKSSLDMHKKTHTGERPFSCSECGKCFIQKSQLDMHLKSHTGEKPFSCSECGKCFTWKSELNVHIRTHTGEKPFSCSECGKYFIQKSQLNMHLKSHKVEKPFSCSECGKCFSWKSSFNMHKKTHTGEKPFSCSECGKCFIQKSQLDMHLKSHTGEKPFSCSECGKCFSWKSSLNMHKKTHTGEKPFCCSECGKCFIRKSELNVHLKSHTGEKPFSCSDCGKCFIRKSELNVHIKSHRGEKPFSCSDCGKCFIRKSVLNVHLKSHTGEKPFSCSECGKCFIMKSHLDRHISTHTGEKPFSCSDCGKCFIRKSVLNVHLKSHTAVKPFSCSECGKCFAHRLIFVKHMKIHTR, from the exons ATGAATAAGGACAAAGACCAAATTATGGAGAACATATTAAACCTGAgtctggagataatcttccatcttactggagag gattacacagtagtgaagacctctagtgatcgctgtcaggcccctgtgtctgaaggacggggaggaactttgagcccaatcccggggcctccacctcacccccggatacatgaggacatcaatgaccagaagatcctagaactcaccaacaagatgattgagctgctgactggagag gttcctataaggtgtcaggacgtcaccatctatttctctatggaggagtgggagtatctagaaggacacaaggaccggtacaaggaggtgatgatggaggagcacctgccccgcacatcaccag gtctctccagtacgaggacgaccccagagagatgtcccgctcctcctcctcctccacaggatcctcag aTTTTGGATCCGAATAAAGATCTGAGCAATATTAATTttccagagagaaatgtgaggagcgatcagcggagtaaagaggagattcctacagatcaccgccccg AAGATTGTGGCATTATACAGAATACATATGAAGAGCAAGTAATTGTCCCAGATCTACCCTCAGTCCTTCACACCCAGGATCCGTCATCTGCTGCTTCTAAACAATGTCTTGATTCACTGCAGAATGTTCAGCAAAATAAAGGCCACAGAAGAGATGTTAAAGAACAAAGAGCTCACAtgggggagaagccgtattcatgtaatCAATGTAGAAAGTGTTTTACCCAAAAGTCAGCTCTAATTTCACACAAAATAATTCAAAAAGGAaaaccattttcatgcccagaatgtggaaaatgttttaatgtGAAATCACAGCTTAAAGTTcatctaaaaactcacacaggggagaagctattttcttgttcagaatgtggtaaatgttttagttggaaatcacagcttgatatacatttaaaatctcacacaggggagaagccattttcttgttcagaatgtgggaaatgttttagttggaaatcaTCCCTTAATATGCATAAAAAGAcacacacaggggagaggccattttcttgttcagaatgtgggaaatgttttagttggaaatcacagcttgataggcatagaaaaactcacacaggggagaagctattttcctgttcagaatgttggaaatgttttattgggaaatcagagcttaatgtgcatctaaaatctcacacaggggagaagccattttcatgttcagaatgtggaaaatgttttagttggaaatcaTCCCTTGATATGCATAAAAAGAcacacacaggggagaggccattttcttgttcagaatgtgggaaatgttttattcagaaatcacagcttgatatgcatctaaaatctcacacaggggagaagccattttcatgttcagaatgtgggaaatgttttacttggaaatcagagcttaatgtgcatataagaactcacacaggggagaagccattttcatgttcagaatgtgggaaatattttattcagaaatcacagcttAATATGCATCTAAAATCTCACAAagtggagaagccattttcatgttcagaatgtgggaaatgttttagttggaaatcaTCCTTTAATATGCATAAAAagacacacacaggggagaagccattttcttgttcagaatgtgggaaatgttttattcagaaatcacagcttgatatgcatctaaaatctcacacaggggagaagccattttcatgttcagaatgtgggaaatgttttagttggaaatcaTCCCTTAATAtgcataaaaaaacacacacaggggaaaagccattttgttgttcagaatgtgggaaatgttttattcggaaatcagagcttaatgtgcatctaaaatctcacacaggggagaagccattttcatgttcagattgtgggaaatgttttattcgaaaaTCAGAGCTTAATGTGCATATAAAATCTCacagaggggagaagccattttcatgttcagattgtgggaaatgttttattcggaaatcagtgcttaatgtgcatctaaaatctcacaccggggagaagccattttcatgttcagaatgtgggaaatgttttatcatgAAATCACATCTTGATAGGCATATAagcactcacacaggggagaagccattttcatgttcagattgtgggaaatgttttattcggaaatcagtgcTTAATGTGCATCTAAAATCTCACACCGCggtgaaaccattttcatgttcagaatgtgggaaatgctttgctcACAGATTAATTTTTGTTAAACACATGAAAATTCACACAAGGTAA